One part of the Arabidopsis thaliana chromosome 1 sequence genome encodes these proteins:
- a CDS encoding F-box family protein (F-box family protein; CONTAINS InterPro DOMAIN/s: F-box domain, cyclin-like (InterPro:IPR001810), F-box domain, Skp2-like (InterPro:IPR022364); BEST Arabidopsis thaliana protein match is: F-box family protein (TAIR:AT1G23770.1); Has 310 Blast hits to 310 proteins in 54 species: Archae - 0; Bacteria - 0; Metazoa - 148; Fungi - 0; Plants - 156; Viruses - 0; Other Eukaryotes - 6 (source: NCBI BLink).), translating into MKLRLRHHETRETLKLELADADTLHDLRRRINPTVPSSVHLSLNRKDELITPSPEDTLRSLGLISGDLIYFSLEAGESSNWKLRDSETVASQSESNQTSVHDSIGFAEVDVVPDQAKSNPNTSVEDPEGDISGMEGPEPMDVEQLDMELAAAGSKRLSEPFFLKNILLEKSGDTSELTTLALSVHAVMLESGFVLLNHGSDKFNFSKELLTVSLRYTLPELIKSKDTNTIESVSVKFQNLGPVVVVYGTVGGSSGRVHMNLDKRRFVPVIDLVMDTSTSDEEGSSSIYREVFMFWRMVKDRLVIPLLIGICDKAGLEPPPCLMRLPTELKLKILELLPGVSIGNMACVCTEMRYLASDNDLWKQKCLEEVNNFVVTEAGDSVNWKARFATFWRQKQLAAASDTFWRQNQLGRRNISTGRSGIRFPRIIGDPPFTWFNGDRMHGSIGIHPGQSARGLGRRTWGQLFTPRCNLGGLN; encoded by the coding sequence ATGAAGCTACGATTGAGACATCACGAGACgagagaaaccctaaaacttGAATTGGCCGATGCAGACACTCTCCATGATCTCCGGCGACGGATCAACCCCACGGTGCCTTCCTCCGTTCATCTCTCGCTCAATCGTAAAGACGAGCTCATCACGCCTTCGCCGGAGGATACGCTCCGATCTCTTGGTTTAATATCCGGTGACCTAATTTACTTCTCTCTCGAGGCTGGCGAATCTTCGAATTGGAAATTGAGAGATTCTGAAACCGTAGCTTCTCAATCGGAGAGTAATCAGACGAGTGTTCATGATTCGATTGGGTTCGCAGAGGTTGATGTTGTCCCCGATCAAGCGAAATCTAATCCTAATACCTCCGTAGAAGATCCAGAGGGAGATATTTCGGGTATGGAGGGTCCAGAGCCGATGGATGTTGAGCAGCTTGACATGGAGCTCGCTGCAGCTGGAAGCAAAAGGCTAAGTGAACCATTCTTCTTGAAAAATATACTGCTTGAGAAATCTGGTGATACTAGTGAGTTGACTACTTTGGCTTTGTCAGTACATGCTGTTATGTTAGAATCTGGATTCGTGCTGTTGAATCATGGCTCTGACAAGTTTAACTTTTCAAAGGAGTTACTTACAGTATCCCTGAGGTATACTCTACCTGAGCTGATTAAGTCTAAGGATACAAATACAATCGAGTCAGTTTCTGTGAAGTTTCAGAATTTAGGCCCTGTGGTTGTAGTTTACGGAACTGTAGGTGGATCTAGTGGGCGAGTGCATATGAATCTTGATAAGCGTAGGTTTGTTCCTGTTATCGACTTGGTTATGGATACTTCTACATCTGACGAAGAAGGCTCTTCGAGTATCTACCGTGAAGTGTTCATGTTCTGGAGAATGGTAAAAGATCGCCTTGTTATCCCGTTGTTGATTGGTATTTGCGATAAAGCTGGCTTGGAACCTCCACCGTGTTTGATGCGCTTACCAACAGAGCTAAAGCTGAAGATACTAGAGTTGCTTCCTGGTGTGAGTATTGGAAATATGGCTTGTGTTTGTACAGAAATGCGGTATCTGGCATCAGACAATGACTTGTGGAAGCAGAAGTGCTTGGAGgaagttaataattttgttgtgaCAGAAGCGGGTGATTCAGTTAATTGGAAGGCGAGGTTTGCTACTTTTTGGAGGCAAAAACAGCTTGCTGCTGCTAGTGATACTTTTTGGAGGCAAAACCAGCTTGGAAGGCGGAACATTTCCACGGGAAGAAGCGGCATACGATTCCCTCGAATCATTGGAGACCCTCCTTTCACATGGTTTAATGGGGATCGCATGCATGGATCCATTGGTATTCACCCGGGACAATCAGCACGTGGGCTCGGCAGACGAACATGGGGACAGCTCTTTACTCCCAGATGCAATCTTGGGGGACTCAACTAG
- the ALDH2B7 gene encoding aldehyde dehydrogenase 2B7 (aldehyde dehydrogenase 2B7 (ALDH2B7); FUNCTIONS IN: 3-chloroallyl aldehyde dehydrogenase activity, aldehyde dehydrogenase (NAD) activity; INVOLVED IN: oxidation reduction, metabolic process; LOCATED IN: mitochondrion; EXPRESSED IN: 13 plant structures; EXPRESSED DURING: LP.06 six leaves visible, 4 anthesis, LP.10 ten leaves visible, 4 leaf senescence stage, petal differentiation and expansion stage; CONTAINS InterPro DOMAIN/s: Aldehyde/histidinol dehydrogenase (InterPro:IPR016161), Aldehyde dehydrogenase (InterPro:IPR015590), Aldehyde dehydrogenase, N-terminal (InterPro:IPR016162), Aldehyde dehydrogenase, conserved site (InterPro:IPR016160); BEST Arabidopsis thaliana protein match is: aldehyde dehydrogenase 2B4 (TAIR:AT3G48000.1); Has 60835 Blast hits to 60447 proteins in 2994 species: Archae - 474; Bacteria - 34339; Metazoa - 2649; Fungi - 2135; Plants - 1675; Viruses - 0; Other Eukaryotes - 19563 (source: NCBI BLink).) encodes MASRRVSSLLSRSFMSSSRSIFSLRGMNRGAQRYSNLAAAVENTITPPVKVEHTQLLIGGRFVDAVSGKTFPTLDPRNGEVIAQVSEGDAEDVNRAVAAARKAFDEGPWPKMTAYERSKILFRFADLIEKHNDEIAALETWDNGKPYEQSAQIEVPMLARVFRYYAGWADKIHGMTMPGDGPHHVQTLHEPIGVAGQIIPWNFPLLMLSWKLGPALACGNTVVLKTAEQTPLSALLVGKLLHEAGLPDGVVNIVSGFGATAGAAIASHMDVDKVAFTGSTDVGKIILELASKSNLKAVTLELGGKSPFIVCEDADVDQAVELAHFALFFNQGQCCCAGSRTFVHERVYDEFVEKAKARALKRNVGDPFKSGIEQGPQVDSEQFNKILKYIKHGVEAGATLQAGGDRLGSKGYYIQPTVFSDVKDDMLIATDEIFGPVQTILKFKDLDEVIARANNSRYGLAAGVFTQNLDTAHRLMRALRVGTVWINCFDVLDASIPFGGYKMSGIGREKGIYSLNNYLQVKAVVTSLKNPAWL; translated from the exons ATGGCATCAAGAAGAGTTTCTTCGCTGCTCTCTCGCTCTTTCATGTCCTCCTCACGTTCTATCTTCTCTCTTAGAG gCATGAACAGAGGAGCTCAAAGATACAGTAACCTCGCTGCTGCTGTCGAAAACACTATTACTCCACCAGTGAAAGTTGAACACACACAGCTTCTAATCGGTGGAAGATTCGTTGATGCAGTGTCAG GAAAAACTTTCCCTACTTTGGATCCAAGAAATGGAGAAGTGATTGCTCAAGTGTCTGAAGGTGATGCAGAAGACGTGAACCGCGCGGTTGCAGCTGCACGAAAGGCTTTTGATGAAGGACCATGGCCTAAAATGACAGCTTAT GAGAGATCAAAGATACTGTTTCGTTTCGCTGATTTAATCGAGAAACATAATGATGAGATTGCTGCTCTTGAGACTTGGGATAATGGGAAACCTTATGAACAATCTGCTCAAATTGAAGTACCAATGCTTGCTAGGGTGTTCCGGTACTATGCTG GTTGGGCAGACAAGATACATGGAATGACAATGCCAGGAGATGGTCCACACCATGTGCAGACCTTACATGAGCCTATAGGAGTCGCTGGACAAATCATCCCATGGAACTTCCCTCTTCTCATGCTTTCTTGGAAACTTGGACCAGCTTTAGCTTGCGGTAACACCGTTGTTCTCAAAACTGCTGAGCAAACTCCTCTATCTGCTCTTCTTGTTGGGAAACTACTTCATGAG GCTGGACTTCCTGATGGAGTTGTGAATATAGTTTCTGGATTTGGGGCTACTGCTGGTGCAGCTATAGCTAGTCACATGGACGTTGATAAG GTTGCTTTCACCGGGTCTACTGATGTTGGGAAGATTATTCTTGAGTTAGCTTCAAAAAGCAACCTTAAGGCAGTGACTCTTGAGCTTGGAGGAAAGTCACCATTCATTGTATGTGAAGATGCTGATGTGGATCAGGCCGTTGAGCTTGCACATTTCGCTTTGTTCTTTAACCAG GGACAATGTTGTTGTGCTGGTTCGCGTACATTTGTACATGAACGTGTGTATGATGAGTTTGTAGAGAAAGCTAAAGCTCGTGCACTCAAGCGAAATGTTGGAGATCCCTTCAAGTCAGGCATTGAGCAAGGTCCCCAG gTAGACTCAGAGCAATTCAACAAAATCCTGAAGTACATCAAACATGGAGTTGAGGCTGGAGCCACATTACAAGCTGGAGGTGACAGGCTTGGTTCCAAGGGTTACTACATTCAACCTACTGTCTTCTCAGATGTGAAA GATGACATGCTCATAGCAACAGACGAGATTTTCGGGCCGGTTCAAACCATACTGAAATTCAA GGATCTTGATGAGGTGATTGCAAGGGCCAACAACTCAAGGTACGGTTTAGCTGCTGGAGTGTTCACACAGAATCTTGACACAGCACACCGGCTGATGCGAGCACTCAGAGTTGGGACTGTTTGGATCAACTGTTTTGATGTACTTGATGCATCAATTCCATTTGGAGGGTATAAGATGAGTGGCATTGGTAGAGAGAAAGGTATCTACAGTCTCAACAATTACTTGCAAGTCAAGGCTGTTGTTACTTCCCTCAAGAACCCTGCCTGGCTCTAA
- the ALDH2B7 gene encoding aldehyde dehydrogenase 2B7 encodes MASRRVSSLLSRSFMSSSRSIFSLRGMNRGAQRYSNLAAAVENTITPPVKVEHTQLLIGGRFVDAVSGKTFPTLDPRNGEVIAQVSEGDAEDVNRAVAAARKAFDEGPWPKMTAYERSKILFRFADLIEKHNDEIAALETWDNGKPYEQSAQIEVPMLARVFRYYAGWADKIHGMTMPGDGPHHVQTLHEPIGVAGQIIPWNFPLLMLSWKLGPALACGNTVVLKTAEQTPLSALLVGKLLHEAGLPDGVVNIVSGFGATAGAAIASHMDVDKVAFTGSTDVGKIILELASKSNLKAVTLELGGKSPFIVCEDADVDQAVELAHFALFFNQGQCCCAGSRTFVHERVYDEFVEKAKARALKRNVGDPFKSGIEQGPQVVIPSFRNRSLTMLSVINRTTFQLVLEQKNR; translated from the exons ATGGCATCAAGAAGAGTTTCTTCGCTGCTCTCTCGCTCTTTCATGTCCTCCTCACGTTCTATCTTCTCTCTTAGAG gCATGAACAGAGGAGCTCAAAGATACAGTAACCTCGCTGCTGCTGTCGAAAACACTATTACTCCACCAGTGAAAGTTGAACACACACAGCTTCTAATCGGTGGAAGATTCGTTGATGCAGTGTCAG GAAAAACTTTCCCTACTTTGGATCCAAGAAATGGAGAAGTGATTGCTCAAGTGTCTGAAGGTGATGCAGAAGACGTGAACCGCGCGGTTGCAGCTGCACGAAAGGCTTTTGATGAAGGACCATGGCCTAAAATGACAGCTTAT GAGAGATCAAAGATACTGTTTCGTTTCGCTGATTTAATCGAGAAACATAATGATGAGATTGCTGCTCTTGAGACTTGGGATAATGGGAAACCTTATGAACAATCTGCTCAAATTGAAGTACCAATGCTTGCTAGGGTGTTCCGGTACTATGCTG GTTGGGCAGACAAGATACATGGAATGACAATGCCAGGAGATGGTCCACACCATGTGCAGACCTTACATGAGCCTATAGGAGTCGCTGGACAAATCATCCCATGGAACTTCCCTCTTCTCATGCTTTCTTGGAAACTTGGACCAGCTTTAGCTTGCGGTAACACCGTTGTTCTCAAAACTGCTGAGCAAACTCCTCTATCTGCTCTTCTTGTTGGGAAACTACTTCATGAG GCTGGACTTCCTGATGGAGTTGTGAATATAGTTTCTGGATTTGGGGCTACTGCTGGTGCAGCTATAGCTAGTCACATGGACGTTGATAAG GTTGCTTTCACCGGGTCTACTGATGTTGGGAAGATTATTCTTGAGTTAGCTTCAAAAAGCAACCTTAAGGCAGTGACTCTTGAGCTTGGAGGAAAGTCACCATTCATTGTATGTGAAGATGCTGATGTGGATCAGGCCGTTGAGCTTGCACATTTCGCTTTGTTCTTTAACCAG GGACAATGTTGTTGTGCTGGTTCGCGTACATTTGTACATGAACGTGTGTATGATGAGTTTGTAGAGAAAGCTAAAGCTCGTGCACTCAAGCGAAATGTTGGAGATCCCTTCAAGTCAGGCATTGAGCAAGGTCCCCAGGTAGTCATACCATCATTTAGAAACCGTAGCCTAACCATGTTGTCGGTGATAAACAGAACAACATTTCAACTTGTattggaacaaaaaaacaggTAG
- a CDS encoding dicer-like protein (DUF936) (Plant protein of unknown function (DUF936); CONTAINS InterPro DOMAIN/s: Protein of unknown function DUF936, plant (InterPro:IPR010341); BEST Arabidopsis thaliana protein match is: Plant protein of unknown function (DUF936) (TAIR:AT1G70340.1); Has 265 Blast hits to 216 proteins in 30 species: Archae - 0; Bacteria - 7; Metazoa - 9; Fungi - 7; Plants - 237; Viruses - 0; Other Eukaryotes - 5 (source: NCBI BLink).) gives MAALAPGILQKLIDGMKTGVKPTGEHRSSLLQVTDIVPIDLDEKNLLPKQGFFIKVSDSSHSIYVSLPSDQDDDVLSNKMQLGQFIYVDRLDPGTPVPIIKGARPIPGRHPLLGTPEPLMSTRGKIESSRPRRGSWGQNGDVSSPFVLKPAPLDFDQCTPAKHRLGTGRFMAASPNVMTRGRSPGGVRCSYGGGLLSKMAESPAAMMRKSCVVPPSSKFPRSKSVCDRETMAKNSVLFSPFKSSAKKNDSPPPSVRTRRATAASLLEDEREAPKSTSKYSKLEKPEKSLSLPGRLSTLSKEAMQQRETAQKIALQALREATTTETVVRHLKTFANLSKSAKADCPAACFDKFLEFHSQISETMNEIASIEAAASPATTEKKSEDGSLILHEIQHNSIDQEKTTSKRRILLKQQQKRSNDENKNPAVSLSGLGNTARLVKEIEKEAANWFMEFIEKALEKGMKKCKGTSDADVKKVPQSLILKVVNWVEEEHSADNTKRPVHPKASHITRKLRIKLKNP, from the exons ATGGCGGCTTTAGCCCCCGGAATCCTTCAAAAGCTAATCGACGGTATGAAAACCGGAGTTAAACCGACCGGAGAACACAGAAGCTCGTTATTACAAGTCACAGATATCGTCCCTATTGATCTTGACGAGAAGAATCTTTTACCGAAACAAGGCTTCTTCATAAAAGTCTCTGATTCTTCTCATTCAATCTACGTTAGCCTTCCTTCAGATCAAGACGACGACGTTTTAAGCAACAAGATGCAGTTAGGTCAGTTTATCTACGTTGATCGGCTTGATCCAGGGACACCTGTTCCGATCATCAAAGGTGCTAGACCGATTCCCGGACGACATCCTTTACTTGGAACTCCTGAGCCATTGATGAGTACAAGAGGAAAGATTGAGAGTTCGAGACCTAGAAGAGGTTCTTGGGGTCAAAACGGTGACGTTTCGTCTCCGTTTGTGTTAAAGCCTGCACCTTTGGATTTTGATCAGTGTACGCCGGCGAAACATAGGCTTGGTACGGGGAGATTTATGGCGGCGTCTCCGAATGTTATGACTAGAGGGAGGTCACCTGGTGGTGTTAGATGTTCTTATGGTGGAGGGCTTTTGTCGAAAATGGCGGAGAGTCCTGCTGCAATGATGAGGAAGAGCTGTGTTGTTCCGCCGAGTTCGAAGTTTCCGAGAAGTAAAAGTGTTTGCGATAGAGAGACAATGGCAAAGAACTCTGTTCTTTTTAGTCCTTTTAAATCCTCT GCAAAGAAAAACGATTCACCGCCTCCGAGTGTACGTACTAGAAGAGCAACAGCAGCTTCCTTGTTGGAAGATGAAAGAGAGGCTCCAAAGTCTACTTCAAAGTATAGTAAGCTGGAAAAACCTGAGAAGAGTTTGAGTCTACCAGGAAGACTTAGCACACTGAGCAAG GAAGCTATGCAACAGCGAGAGACGGCTCAAAAGATAGCTCTTCAGGCATTGAGAGAAGCTACAACAACAGAAACAGTAGTTCGTCATCTCAA GACATTTGCAAATCTGAGCAAATCAGCAAAAGCTGATTGTCCAGCTGCTTGCTTCGACAAGTTCTTGGAGTTTCACAGCCAGATATCTGAAACCATGAACGAAATTGCTTCTATCGAAGCAGCTGCTTCACCTGCTACTACTGAGAAAAAATCTGAGGATGGATCATTAATACTACACGAAATCCAGCATAACTCTATTGATCAGGagaaaacaacatcaaagagaagaattcTCCTGAAGCAGCAGCAAAAGAGATCAAACGATGAGAACAAGAACCCCGCAGTTTCTCTTTCCGGATTAGGAAACACGGCGAGGTTGGttaaagagatagagaaagaagctgCAAATTGGTTCATGGAGTTTATAGAAAAGGCTCTGGAGAAAGGGATGAAGAAATGTAAAGGCACAAGTGATGCAGATGTTAAGAAGGTTCCACAGTCTCTGATTCTCAAAGTTGTAAACTGGGTGGAAGAAGAACATTCTGCTGATAACACGAAACGACCAGTTCATCCAAAAGCATCACATATCACTAGAAAGCTCAGAATCAAGTTGAAGAATCCTTAG